In Candidatus Latescibacterota bacterium, the genomic window TATTTGTGTATTGCGCTGGCCTCGATATCAAGACGATGAGAGGCGATAGAAGTGTGTGATGCCATGTTCGAGGTAGATATCTAACTTCGATCTGATCTTCGCAGAGTAAACCCGCTTTCGAAGCGATAGAAAAGAGCTCCCACAACACAACAAAGAACTACGTTAATGAGAAGGAATCTTTGATCCTGGCTTACCTGCAATCCTGTAAAATGTTTGACTGTAATTCCGACTATAAAGAAGTACGCCATCTGAACAAGAAAGATGTGATAGGAAGCCTTCCCGAAATACCTGAACATCCGACTGAACCAACTCATATCATCCCTTGAGAAATATTTCAGCATTATCACTACAAGCATCAGATCCCATACATAAATAGGAGCCTTGTGTATCCTCCAGTTAAGATCTTCAAGGATCCCTGCATGTCCCGTGTTGAGGGCCAGGATATAGACAAAGCCTGTCATAGCACCCAGTGTCAGGAATATCTTGTTTCCTTCAGGTCTGAAAACGATAAAAACACCCAGGGAAATTGCAATTAAGTACCGAAAACAAAGCAGTCTGTATAGAGAAGGTTCAATCCCGTACAGATGAAGCATGATCTCTATCCCTACATCAACGATGAAGATCATTATCAGGGCCCTTGCTATTCCCTTCCTCAATAGAAGATAAAGAAGAGGGAGAATCAGCAGGCACTGAATGATGACAGGGATATAGAAAGAACCAGGCCCCCAACCACCTCCAAGAAATGATTTTATTATTATTATGGAAAACCATGAATCGATTCTGACTGGCGTAATGAGAAGGACAAATATTGTTTCTATGATAAATATCAGCAGGAAGGGCCTCAATATCCGCCAGAACTTTTTCGATAGATAATTGAGATCGTACATCTGACGCAGATCCGTCCACCCTCTCCTGAGATAGGACTGCGCTCCGTTATAGCCTACCAGGATCATGAACACTGCGAGAGCCCTGAAAATCGTGTATCGTACCGGAAGAACGTTCCCTGTAACATTATTCAGAGAATGCGCTATGACGACACAGAAAATCGCCACTCCCTTGACCATATCGATATTGTTATCTCTCTTCATTGTCTTCTCACTTCAAATTCCCAGAATACTTCATGAAATAGTAAAGCGACCCGACGACCCGTTTTCTCTTATCCTGGATATGGTGGTTTCGCCGCATATCCCAAATTGAATTTCTGATATCATGGATTAAAGCAAAAAGACTGCCACAAAGTCAACGGGGTTGATCAAGAACCTGGCCGGATCAAGTTTTCCCTTGATTTACACCGCTCGTGTAATTAGTTTCTTCAAATCAAAGTAATTGTGACCCTGAAACGGATGATTCTGAGGAAGTGAATATGCCTACATACCATTACGCTTGTGAAAAATGCGGGCATGAGTTCGAGATCGACCAGAAGATCTCCGATCCCCCGAAGAAAAGATGCCCCGAATGCCGATGCAAGGTATTCAGGGTAATACACCCGGTCGGACATATACTGAAAGGCTCCGGTTTTTATAAGACCGATTACAGGACCGAGGACTTCAGCAAAAAGGAACTGGCTGAAAAAGAATCCTCAAAACCTTCCATAAAATCTTCCCCGGATTCTGACAGCAGCAAAAAAGACAAGGTTTCGAAAAAGACCGCAAAAGAAGACTGACACCTGCTCCCTGGGCGTAATCACCTATTATTTAAACAGGTTATGGCTCTACGCCATTGACAGGCAAGGCTCCCTTATGGTAAAATTCCATATCAGGAGGAAGATCATCGGCTATTCAGATATCGACAGGCTGGTAGTAAGGCGCCCAAATCCTTCGCTGCAGATAAACAGCCGCCAGGGAGAGTTTGACAGGCGTCACTTCGCTTATAACGAGAATATATCGAAATTCCATCTTGAGAATGAGATGCTCTGCTCTCTCCTGGATATCAAGCCTGGAGAAAGGGTGCTGAATGTCGGTGGCGGAATAGGGTTCACCCTGTACGAGCTGGCCAACCTCGGCGTGGAATGCTTCGATGTGGATATCTGCCCCGGCGACTCGCAATTCGTTCAGGGGATGGCTGATTTCTACGGCCTCGATATCAAGGCGATGAGAGGCGATAGTTGTGCCCTGCCATTCGGAAATAATATCTTCGACTCGGTCTATTCCAAAGACACTTTCGAGCATATCTGGGATTTCGAGACCGGGATGCGCGAACAGATAAGAGTCCTGAAACCAGGTGGTAGACACCTTGTGCTTGTCGGCAACCTGTTCAATCCCCGGACATTCTACAGCATGTTCGTGAAACGCTTCATCGATAGCCGCGGGAAGTCCGGCGGGCTCAAATGGCTGCTGACCAAACACCGGGCCAGGATAGATTTCGGGATAGGATGGCACGGCAAGGACGAGGACTGGAAGACCCTCGGCTGGTGGAAAAAAAAGATGAAAGGCTTCCCCGAACTCGAACCTCTCACAATAACGACGACACGCGCGTACAATTATCCTGACAAACTGGCCAACCGTATATTCAAACCCTTCGTCGGTGGGCTGATCATACTATCGAGAAAAAGAACCTGATTATCTCTTCGAAAAAAAGGCGGCCTCTTTTAACAGGAGCCGCCTTCGTTATTATCACTCAAAACGGCATTGAGCCGCGAGCCTCAGATCAACCTTTCAGGATACCATCGATAATCTCGATACCCTTGTCGATCTCTTCATCTGTCACGTTCAGTGCCGGACGGAACCTTACGGTCTTCGTGCCACACTTCAACGCTATGAAGCCGTTATCCATGCATCCGTTTACAAAGGTGTCCCTGCTCGGGCCGTCAGAGAAGTCGAAGGCACAGAAGAGTCCGAGTCCTCTTACGTTGGAAACGCTACCGGGATACTTCGTTCCCAGTTCCTGCAATTTCTCCTGGAAATAAGCGCCCATCTTCGCGGCGTTCTCTACGAGGTTCTCATCCCTGATGACCTCGAGGATCCTAGTCACTCTGACCATATCGATCAGGTTTCCGCCCCATGTCGAGTTGATCCTGCTCGAGACCTTGAATACGCTGTCTATTTCGTTCAGTCTCTCGCTCGCAGCGATACCGCAGACCTGCGTCTTCTTGCCGAAGCACATGATGTCGGGATTCACACCGTAGTTCTGATGCGCCCACCATTTTCCGGTCATTCCGAGTCCTGTCTGGACCTCATCGTAGATCAGGATTATTTCGTTGTCGTCAGAGATCTTCCTGAGTGCCTGGAAGAATTCCTTCCTGAAGTGGTTGTCCCCACCCTCACCCTGGACAGGCTCGATGAGGATCGCAGCGATATCGTTCGGATTGTCGGCTATAGCCTTTTCGATCTGATCAATCGCCTTCTTTTCAGCCGCTTCGATCTCAGCCAGGTGGTCAGCGATCGGGAAGGTGACCTTAGGGTTATCTATGCGGGGCCAGTCGAATTTGGGAAAATAATCTGTCTTGGTCGGATCGGTGTTCGTCACTGACATCGTATATCCGGTCCTGCCGTGGAAAGCTTCGCGGAAATGGATGACCTGCTGACCCTTCTCTCCCGTGATCCCCTTCTCAAGATTCTTGCGGATCTTCCAGTCGAAGGCCGCCTTCATGGCGTTCTCTACCGCAAGAGCTCCACCACTTATGAAAAAGAGGTTGGGAAGATAATCGGGAATGGCTATCTCCACGAACCTGTGCACGAACTCGGCCATTTCAGTCGTATAGATGTCTGAGTTACTGACCTTGTTTACAGCAGCTTTACCTAACTTCGCGAGAAACTCATCACTGGTCAGAGCGGGGTGATTGTATCCCAGCGCGCTTGAGGCAAAAAAAGTGAAGAAATCGAGATATTTTTTACCCGTCGCCGCATCTACCAGCCAGCTGCCATGGCTTTCTTTTAGATCAAGCACGAACGGATAACCGTCTACCAGCATATTGGCATCAAGAGATTTATGAACATCCGCCGGCGCAATATTCTTGCAACTCATGAAACACCTCGCAATCTGAACCTGAAAAAGAACTCTGCTGAGAATTATTAAAAGGCCCCGGTGAAGGGACGGAGCTAAATATATTAACTTTACCGGATATTTTCAACCTGTTTAATCCTGTATTGGAAGGATTTCTTCAGCAGATCACATCGACAGGGACGGACAATAAAAAATAGGGCCAGATTCTGTGGCTGCACTCCAGAACCCGACCCATACACGCGGTACAGCGGGACCAGGATACGGTGCGACAGTTTGCCCCGCATCCCACGATCCCGGGTGAGGTGATCTCGCCACTTCACGCTCCCGCAAACCATTATCATAACAATTTACAAATGCAGCCGGACGTTATCTCTTGAATCTCTCACGTCTGTCCTCAGGCCAGAACTTCCTGGTCTCCACCAGCCTGGAATCTTCATCAAAGATGAATTCTCTCCCAGCCTCATAGTAGGTCCAGTGTTCGAGTACACGCCCGTACCCTTTCACGCGTAACCTGTGCACGGGGTAACCGTAGTCGTGATAGATCGTCAATTTATCGTTCTTTAGCCTGGACTCCAGAAGTGAATGCCGGAGATACCTGCGGCCTCTTTTCCCGCGGTTGATCGTGACCGCTTCGGCGGTCGAACCCAGCAGAGCTGCCAGAGTCAAGACCAGGATCAATCTTTTGACCATCGTCTGAACTCCTTCCTGATGTAAAACCTCAAAGTTGCATAACCCGCAATCCTGCCATGCCCCATTGTACCACAAAATGCCCTGTGATTTCAAGTAGGTTGCTATGATTGAGTAAATCACCCCATTGTACCTCATGATTCCTCGGGGAGAATCACATCCACCCCCGACACTTGACAAAAAGAAAAAGTCGTTGCCTGATAAAGCTGATTTACGGTAAGTTCTTTGCT contains:
- a CDS encoding acyltransferase, which produces MKRDNNIDMVKGVAIFCVVIAHSLNNVTGNVLPVRYTIFRALAVFMILVGYNGAQSYLRRGWTDLRQMYDLNYLSKKFWRILRPFLLIFIIETIFVLLITPVRIDSWFSIIIIKSFLGGGWGPGSFYIPVIIQCLLILPLLYLLLRKGIARALIMIFIVDVGIEIMLHLYGIEPSLYRLLCFRYLIAISLGVFIVFRPEGNKIFLTLGAMTGFVYILALNTGHAGILEDLNWRIHKAPIYVWDLMLVVIMLKYFSRDDMSWFSRMFRYFGKASYHIFLVQMAYFFIVGITVKHFTGLQVSQDQRFLLINVVLCCVVGALFYRFESGFTLRRSDRS
- a CDS encoding methyltransferase domain-containing protein: MVKFHIRRKIIGYSDIDRLVVRRPNPSLQINSRQGEFDRRHFAYNENISKFHLENEMLCSLLDIKPGERVLNVGGGIGFTLYELANLGVECFDVDICPGDSQFVQGMADFYGLDIKAMRGDSCALPFGNNIFDSVYSKDTFEHIWDFETGMREQIRVLKPGGRHLVLVGNLFNPRTFYSMFVKRFIDSRGKSGGLKWLLTKHRARIDFGIGWHGKDEDWKTLGWWKKKMKGFPELEPLTITTTRAYNYPDKLANRIFKPFVGGLIILSRKRT
- the lat gene encoding L-lysine 6-transaminase, whose amino-acid sequence is MSCKNIAPADVHKSLDANMLVDGYPFVLDLKESHGSWLVDAATGKKYLDFFTFFASSALGYNHPALTSDEFLAKLGKAAVNKVSNSDIYTTEMAEFVHRFVEIAIPDYLPNLFFISGGALAVENAMKAAFDWKIRKNLEKGITGEKGQQVIHFREAFHGRTGYTMSVTNTDPTKTDYFPKFDWPRIDNPKVTFPIADHLAEIEAAEKKAIDQIEKAIADNPNDIAAILIEPVQGEGGDNHFRKEFFQALRKISDDNEIILIYDEVQTGLGMTGKWWAHQNYGVNPDIMCFGKKTQVCGIAASERLNEIDSVFKVSSRINSTWGGNLIDMVRVTRILEVIRDENLVENAAKMGAYFQEKLQELGTKYPGSVSNVRGLGLFCAFDFSDGPSRDTFVNGCMDNGFIALKCGTKTVRFRPALNVTDEEIDKGIEIIDGILKG